Part of the Lysobacter enzymogenes genome is shown below.
AAAGCCCAGCGCGCCGATGCGAGCAGCGTCGAGCGGCGCGGTCTTGTCCTGTGCCTTCAACGCCGCCAGTGCCGCGCTGGCGCGCTGGCGCAGGCTCACGCCGCCGTCGGCGTAGACCTTGCCGACCGCGGCCTTGGCTTCGTCCTTGTTCTTCGGCCGCACGTCCTTGCCGTACATGTCGGCGACCAGCACCACGTAATCGTCGCCGGCGATTTCGCCGGCGCGCTTGATCGCGGTGTCGGTCACGCCCACCCAGTTCGGCACCATCAGCAGGCCCGGGCGCTTGATCGCGTTGACATCGTCGTAGACCAGCACGCCGCTGAAATTGTCGTCGCCGACTTTCCATTCCACCGGCCGGGTCTTGATCGCGGCGAAGGCGGGCGAGGCGCACAGGGCGAGCAGCAGGACGGCGGCGGGACGGCGCATGGCGGGGCTCCGGAAGGGTGTCGGCGCAGGGTAGCGCGGCCTGGGCAAACCGGTGTGACGGCCGCTGCGTCGGCGCGATGGGCTTCCTGTAGGAGCGGCGCGAGCCGCGACTGCGACAATGCAACTGCGGCGCAAGTTTCGTCGTAGTTGCGTTGTCGCAGTCGCGGCTCGCGCCGCTCCTGCAGGGTCAAGCGATGCCGATGCCGGCGATCGCGCTGATCGCTTCCGGGTCGAACCCCGCCAGCTCGGCGAAATGCCGGCCGCGGGCGACGTAATCGCGATACGGGCCGAAACTCGGCGCGCCCGGCGACAGCAGCACCACGCCGCCCTGAGCGCCGAGCGCGGCGCGCGCCTGCTGCATGGCGTCGGCGAGATCGCGCGCCGCGCTCAGGGCGAAACCGCCCTCGCCCGCCACCGCTTCGAGCAAGGCGTGGATGCGCGGCCCGTTCTCGCCCATCGTCACGATCGCCAGCGGCGCGCGCGTGCGCATCGCCTCGGCGAAGCCCTGCCAGTCGATGCCGCGGTCGTGGCCGCCGACCAACAGCGCGATGCGCCGCCCGGCATAGCAATCCAGCGCCGCCAGCGTGGCGTGCGGGGTGGTGCTGATCGAATCGTTGACGTAGGCGACGCCGTCGTTCTCGCCGATCGGCTGCAAGCGGTTCGGCAGCGGCCGGAAGCTCGCCGCCGCCGGCGCCAGCGGCGCGGCGTCGAGGCCGAGCGCTTCGATCGCGGTCAGCACCGCGCACAGATTGCCGCGGTTGTGCCGGCCCGGCAGCGGCAGCGACGCGGTGTCCATGACTTCGCGCTCGCCGCGCCACAGCGCGTCGCCGCGCAGATGCCAGCCGGCGGCGTCGCCGAACCAGCGGATCTCGCTGTCGGGCAGGCGCAGCGCCGACAGCACCGGATCGGCCGCGTTGAGCACGGCGATGCGCGGCCGCGCCTGGGTCAGCAGGCGCAGCTTGTCTTCGACGTAGCGCGCCTGCGAGCCGTGCCAGTCCAGATGTTCGGGATAGAGGTTCAGCGCCACCGCCACGTCGGGCCGCGCGCCGCTGACGCCGACGTCGCCGGTCTGGTAGCTCGACAGCTCGATCGCCCAGAACTGCGGCGGCTGCGGCGATTCCAGCGCGTCCAGCGCTTCCAGCAACGGCAGGCCGATGTTGCCGGCCAACGCGGTGCGGTGGCCGCCGGCGCGCAGCAGATGCGCCAGCAGCGAGGTGGTGGTGCTCTTGCCCTTGGTGCCGGTGACGCAGACGGTGCGGCCGCCGGCGCGCGTTGCGGCCTGCTCGCCGAACCACAGCGCGGTGCCGCCGATCAGGCGCGCGCCCTGCTCCGCCGCGGCCAGCGCTTCGGCGCGGTACGGGCTGATGCCGGGCGATTTGACGATCCATTCGAACCCGCCCAGGCGCTCGGCGGTCGCGGCGGTTTCCACCAGCAGGCGCGCATCGTGCAGGCCGCGCGCGTCGGCGGCCTCGTCGGGCGAACAGAACAGGGTCAGTTCGAGCTGCGGCAGGCGCGCGCGGATCGCGTGGTAGGCGGCGCGGCCTTCGCGGCCCCAGCCCCACAGCGCGACGCGCTTGCCGTCAAGCTGCGAGATACGCACGCAGACGCTCCCACAGCGCGGGCGGCACGCGGTGTTCGCCTTCCAGCGCCAACAGCGGCTCGATGCGCAGTTCCTCGCCGCTCAGCTGCGGACGGATCTCGCGGGCGAAGCGCTCGACCAGCGCGTCCTCGCGCCACTCGGCGCGCTCGGCCAGCGCCGCCATCGCCGCGCGCGATTCGCGGCCTTCGCCGACGCATTCGAACGGCTTGTGGTTGCGGTACTCCAGCAGCGCGTCGAAGCCGTCGGTCTGGGCCGGATCGTCGAGCAGGTTGCGGCCGAAGATCGACACCAACCGAGGCTTCGTCATGAACGGCGCCAACGCCAGGAACACGAAGTGGCATTTAGGACACACCCCGCACCACCGACTCGCCGGCCGCTCGCCGAGAATATGGAAATTGCGATTGCAGCTGCTGAAATGCGCGTCGTAGCGATCCCCGCGCGCGAACTGCCGCGCCACCGCCAGCTCGCTCAACGGCCGCAGCAGCGAGTAATAGCGCAGGTCCGCGGCCACGTGCTTCTGCAGGTACTCGCCGAACGCGCGCTCGCAATCCCAGCCCTTCGACCACTGGTGGTTCACCTCGCCGGTGCCCTCGATCATGCTGCCGTAGCTGGCCGAGCGCTCGTTGGAGAACACCACCTGGTCGACGCCGCGCAGCAGCGCGGCCAGGGCCATGATCGCCGAGTTCACCACCGTCACCGGGATGTGGCCGTTGTACGCGCCCTGGCGGTTGTACTCGAACAACTGCGGCGCCAGCGCGCGGCCGAGGTTCAGCGTGGGCAGGCCGGTGCGCGCGGCGCAGGCGGCGATCAGTTGCGAGCCGCCGATCCAGGTCACGGTCTGCTCGACTTCGAGCGCGCGCAGCGCTTCGATGCTGACCAGCGAGTCCTTGCCGCCGCCGATGGCGACGAGCGCGTGTTCGCTCAAGCCCAGCGCCGGCGCCGCCGGATCGGCCGCGGCCGCTACCGGGAACTTGATCTTGCCGTGCAGGTTCAAGCCGTTGCGATAAGCGAACTCGCCCAGGCCGTTGACGTAGATCAGCTCCAGCAAGGACGCAGTGTCGGCGTCGATGGCGTACGAGTCGATGCGGATCTGTTCCGGCACCGCCGCCTTGTAATAGCTGACGCCGGCGATCAAATGCAGCAGCCGCAGCATGCGTTCGACCGCGCCGGCGCGCTGAGCGTCCAGCGCGAACGGCGCGCCGGGCACGGTGACGGTTTCGACCAGTTCCGCACCGTCGTCGAAGGCGTAGACCAGTTCGGCCACGCCGCTGGCGGCGTCCAGGCCGCAGCGCACGAAACGGAAGGCGCGCACGGCGTCGCGTTGGAATTGATCGCTCACGGGTTCACTCTCGAAATCGAAACGGTCGCGCGCGGCGGGCGTTTGAGCGCCGCGGAGTTCGGGACGGCGCTCATCCGAGCACCTCCTCGACCGGCAGCGCGCGCAGGTTGTAGGTGTTGGCCATCGCCATGCCGTAGGCGCCGGCGTCGGCGACCAAGACGACGTCGCCTTCTTCGGTCGCCTTCGGCAGCAAGCGCGCGCGGCCGAGCACGTCGCTGCTCTCGCACACCGGCCCGACCACGTCGAACGCGGCGGTGTCGGCGTCGCCGAAGCGGCTGAGGTTGTGGATGCCGTGGTAGGCCTCGTACATGGCCGGACGCATCAACGCGTTCATGCCCGCATCGCAGCCGATCCGGCGCACGCCGTCCTTCTCGACCACTTGAGTGACCGACAGCAGCAGCACGCCGCATTCGGCGACCAGATAGCGGCCGGGCTCGATGATGAGGCCGTAGCGCGGGTACGCGGCCTTGATCTCGTCGAGGCCGGCGCGCCAGGCGTTGAGGTCGAACTCGCGCGCTTCCGGCGTGTACGCCACCGGCAGGCCGCCGCCGATGTCGATGGTCTCGATGGTGCCGACGCTGTCGGCCAGGCCGGCGAGGCTGGCGTAGACGCCGCGCCAGTGCTGCGGATCGTCGATGCCGCTGCCCAGGTGCGCGTGCAGGCCGCTGATGCGGATGCCGAGCTTGCGCGACTCCTCGACGAAGGCGTCGAAGCGCGCCAGCGGCAGGCCGAACTTGGCCGCGACGCCGCCGGTGCGGACTTTCTCGTGATGGCCTTCGCCGTGGCCGAGATCCAGGCGCAGCCACAGGGTGCGGCCGCGGAACACTTCGGGCCAACGCTTGAGCGCTTCGACGTTGTCGACGGTGACGATCACCCCGCGCGCCAGCGCCGCTTCGTACTCGTGGCGCGGGGCGAAGCTCGGGGTGAACAGCACGCGTTCGGGCGCCATGTGCGGCACGGCCTGGAACACCCGCTCGATTTCGGCCAGCGACACGCATTCCAGGCCGAAGCCTTCGCCGACGATGGCGCGCAGCACCGCCGGGTGCGAATTGGCCTTCATCGCGTAGAAGCAGCGGTCGACCGCGGCGGTGCCGATCAGGGCGCGGGCGCGTTCGCGCACCGTGGCCAGATCGTAGACGTAGCGCGGGGTGCCGGCTGCGGCCGTCGCCAGCAGGCGCGAACGCTGCGCCTGCCACCACGGCGCGCTGCGCTGCGGCTTGCCTTCGGAAATCTCGCGCCAGCTCGGGCCGAACACGCTGTCGTCGCGCACCGGCATGGCGCCGCCGCGGATCAGTTCGTGGTGCAGGTGCGGGAGCAAGCCGTCGGCGTCGGCTTCGTCGATGACGAAGGTCAGGTTCAGGTCGTTGGACGACTGCGAGATCAGGTGCACGCGCTCGCGCCCGAACGCCGCCCAGATGTCGGACAGCCGGTGCAGCAGCGAGCGCATGCCGCGGCCGACCAGGGTGATCGCCGCGCACGGCGCGATGACCTTGACCCGGCACACCTCGGCCAGATCGGCCGACAGCGCTTCGAGCACGTTGCTGTTGACCAAATTCTCGCTCGGATCCAGCGACACGGTGACGTTGGTTTCCGACGAACCGATCAAGTCGATGGAAAGCCCATGCCGCTTGAACCGCTCGAACACGTCGGCGAGGAAGCCGACCTGCTGCCACATGCCGATGCTTTCCATCGACACCAGCACGATGCCGTTGCGGCGGCTGATCGCCTTGACCCCGGGCACCGTGGCGGCGCTGGCGTCGATGCGGGTGCCGGGCAGGTCGAAGCGCTCGGTGTCGAGGATCGCCATCGGCACGCCGGCGTCGCGGCACGGCGCGATCGAGCGCGGGTGCAGGACCTTGGCGCCGGTGGTGGCGATTTCCTGCGCTTCGGCGTAGTCCAGCCGCGCCAGCAGGCGCGCATCGGGCACTTCGCGCGGGTTGGCGCTGAACATGCCGGGCACGTCGGTCCAGATTTCGACCCGCTGCGCCTTCAGCAGCGCGCCGAAGTAGGCGGCCGAGGTGTCGGAGCCGCCGCGGCCGAGAATCGCGGTGCCGCCGTCGCCGTGGCGGGCGATGAAGCCCTGGGTCAGCAGCATCTGCGTCGGCTGCGCGCTGAAGCGCTCGACGAAGCCGGGTTCGGCGTGGTGGCGGCAGTTCACCGACAGGCGCTGCGCCCACTCGCTGGCGTTCGGCAGCGACACCGCGTCGAGCCATTCGCGCGCGTCGCACCAACCGAAGTCGAGCCCCTGCGAGCGCAGGTAAGCGGCGCCCAAGGTCGACGACAACAGTTCGCCCTGCCCCAGCACTTCGGCCTGCCAGTCCAGCGCGCGGCTCGCCGCGCGCGGATCGGTTTCCAGCGCAACCAGTTTCGCCAGGCGCTCGCCGAGCACGCTGTCGGGAT
Proteins encoded:
- a CDS encoding dienelactone hydrolase family protein encodes the protein MRRPAAVLLLALCASPAFAAIKTRPVEWKVGDDNFSGVLVYDDVNAIKRPGLLMVPNWVGVTDTAIKRAGEIAGDDYVVLVADMYGKDVRPKNKDEAKAAVGKVYADGGVSLRQRASAALAALKAQDKTAPLDAARIGALGFCFGGSSVLELARTGANLAGVVSFHGGLKARLPANGVKVNAPVLVLNGAADKSVPNEDVVAFEKEMDEAGADWQLVNYSGARHCFAESENAGNAPEDNCRYDARAAKRSFAAMRGFFVERFGARD
- the murD gene encoding UDP-N-acetylmuramoyl-L-alanine--D-glutamate ligase encodes the protein MRISQLDGKRVALWGWGREGRAAYHAIRARLPQLELTLFCSPDEAADARGLHDARLLVETAATAERLGGFEWIVKSPGISPYRAEALAAAEQGARLIGGTALWFGEQAATRAGGRTVCVTGTKGKSTTTSLLAHLLRAGGHRTALAGNIGLPLLEALDALESPQPPQFWAIELSSYQTGDVGVSGARPDVAVALNLYPEHLDWHGSQARYVEDKLRLLTQARPRIAVLNAADPVLSALRLPDSEIRWFGDAAGWHLRGDALWRGEREVMDTASLPLPGRHNRGNLCAVLTAIEALGLDAAPLAPAAASFRPLPNRLQPIGENDGVAYVNDSISTTPHATLAALDCYAGRRIALLVGGHDRGIDWQGFAEAMRTRAPLAIVTMGENGPRIHALLEAVAGEGGFALSAARDLADAMQQARAALGAQGGVVLLSPGAPSFGPYRDYVARGRHFAELAGFDPEAISAIAGIGIA
- the murL gene encoding UDP-N-acetyl-alpha-D-muramoyl-L-alanyl-L-glutamate epimerase: MSDQFQRDAVRAFRFVRCGLDAASGVAELVYAFDDGAELVETVTVPGAPFALDAQRAGAVERMLRLLHLIAGVSYYKAAVPEQIRIDSYAIDADTASLLELIYVNGLGEFAYRNGLNLHGKIKFPVAAAADPAAPALGLSEHALVAIGGGKDSLVSIEALRALEVEQTVTWIGGSQLIAACAARTGLPTLNLGRALAPQLFEYNRQGAYNGHIPVTVVNSAIMALAALLRGVDQVVFSNERSASYGSMIEGTGEVNHQWSKGWDCERAFGEYLQKHVAADLRYYSLLRPLSELAVARQFARGDRYDAHFSSCNRNFHILGERPASRWCGVCPKCHFVFLALAPFMTKPRLVSIFGRNLLDDPAQTDGFDALLEYRNHKPFECVGEGRESRAAMAALAERAEWREDALVERFAREIRPQLSGEELRIEPLLALEGEHRVPPALWERLRAYLAA
- a CDS encoding bifunctional aspartate kinase/diaminopimelate decarboxylase — encoded protein: METQQTGWVVLKFGGTSVSRRNRWDTIGRLAGKRLREDGRRVLVVVSALSGVTNELQAIAYAPAGEDGGLPARFAGLVERHRGFCAELGLDPDSVLGERLAKLVALETDPRAASRALDWQAEVLGQGELLSSTLGAAYLRSQGLDFGWCDAREWLDAVSLPNASEWAQRLSVNCRHHAEPGFVERFSAQPTQMLLTQGFIARHGDGGTAILGRGGSDTSAAYFGALLKAQRVEIWTDVPGMFSANPREVPDARLLARLDYAEAQEIATTGAKVLHPRSIAPCRDAGVPMAILDTERFDLPGTRIDASAATVPGVKAISRRNGIVLVSMESIGMWQQVGFLADVFERFKRHGLSIDLIGSSETNVTVSLDPSENLVNSNVLEALSADLAEVCRVKVIAPCAAITLVGRGMRSLLHRLSDIWAAFGRERVHLISQSSNDLNLTFVIDEADADGLLPHLHHELIRGGAMPVRDDSVFGPSWREISEGKPQRSAPWWQAQRSRLLATAAAGTPRYVYDLATVRERARALIGTAAVDRCFYAMKANSHPAVLRAIVGEGFGLECVSLAEIERVFQAVPHMAPERVLFTPSFAPRHEYEAALARGVIVTVDNVEALKRWPEVFRGRTLWLRLDLGHGEGHHEKVRTGGVAAKFGLPLARFDAFVEESRKLGIRISGLHAHLGSGIDDPQHWRGVYASLAGLADSVGTIETIDIGGGLPVAYTPEAREFDLNAWRAGLDEIKAAYPRYGLIIEPGRYLVAECGVLLLSVTQVVEKDGVRRIGCDAGMNALMRPAMYEAYHGIHNLSRFGDADTAAFDVVGPVCESSDVLGRARLLPKATEEGDVVLVADAGAYGMAMANTYNLRALPVEEVLG